The window TGCTCCTCGCCGCGCCGCTCGCGGTCCCACTCGCGGCGCAGCCCGTCGAGCCGCCGTCGGCGCTCTACGACCGCGACCGCGTCAGCCTGAACGGCGACTGGAACTACCTCGTCGAGCCGTTCGGGCAGGCGCTCCGCAGCCGCAACGTCCGCCGCGACTTCCCCGTCGACCGGCAGGCCGCGCCGGGCGAGCTCGTCGAGTACGAGTGGGACAGCGCGCCGACCGTCGCCGTCCCCGGCGACTTCAACCACCAGGTCCCCGAGCTGTGGCTCTACGAAGGGCCGGTCTGGCACCGCAAGCGCTTCGCGGCTCCCGACCTCGGCGGGCTGAATGGAGAGGCGCAGCGAGCGTTCCTCTACTTCGAGGCGGCCACCTACCAGACGCACGTCTTCCTCGACGGCGAGAAGCTCGGCGTCCACGAGGGCGGCTTCACCCCGTTCGCCTTCGAGGTGACAGACCGGCTCCGCGAGGCCAGCGGCGGGCACAGCCTCATCGTCGCCGTGGACAACGCGCGGCGGGCCGACGGCGTGCCGGGGCGGCGGACCGACTGGTGGAACTACGGCGGCCTCACGCGCCCCGTCTGGCTCGTCCTCGTCCCCGAGACCTACATTCACGACACCACCGTTCGGTTCGATAGTGAAGCTATCACGGTCCTCGTCGAACTCGACGGCGCTGAGGCGGCAGGGGCCGAGGTGACGGTGTCGGTCCCTGAACTCGACCTCCGCGAGACGGTCGCCGCCGGGCCGGACGGCCGGGCCAGCATTGTGCTCCCGGCATCGGATGTCGAGCGGTGGTCGCCCGAGTCGCCGAGGCGCTACGAGGTCGTCGTCGAGGCCGCCGGGGACCGGGTGGCGGAGCGCGTCGGGCTGCGCACGGTCGAGGTTGCGGGCGAGGACATCCTGCTCAACGGCGCGCCCGTGTTCCTGCGCGGGATTGCGATGCACGAAGAGGCCTTCGACCGGCAGGGCCGCCGCGCCTCGTCCGAGGCCGACCTGCTCGCGCTGATGGAAGCGGCCAAGGCCCTCAACGCCAATTTCGTCCGGCTCGCGCACTACCCCTACTCGGAGCGCGCCGCCGCGCTCGCCGACAGCCTCGGCCTC of the Bacteroidota bacterium genome contains:
- a CDS encoding glycoside hydrolase family 2 TIM barrel-domain containing protein, yielding MPILALLLAAPLAVPLAAQPVEPPSALYDRDRVSLNGDWNYLVEPFGQALRSRNVRRDFPVDRQAAPGELVEYEWDSAPTVAVPGDFNHQVPELWLYEGPVWHRKRFAAPDLGGLNGEAQRAFLYFEAATYQTHVFLDGEKLGVHEGGFTPFAFEVTDRLREASGGHSLIVAVDNARRADGVPGRRTDWWNYGGLTRPVWLVLVPETYIHDTTVRFDSEAITVLVELDGAEAAGAEVTVSVPELDLRETVAAGPDGRASIVLPASDVERWSPESPRRYEVVVEAAGDRVAERVGLRTVEVAGEDILLNGAPVFLRGIAMHEEAFDRQGRRASSEADLLALMEAAKALNANFVRLAHYPYSERAAALADSLGLLVWAEIPVYWEEIHYQSPQTLGLARAMLRAMIERDANYASVIIWSVANETPVTEDRMHFLRTLIGDVRRLDPTRLVSAALKSTSVEAAAADGAGGKTAGHPGDTGSRANSLEQRVDDPLGQYLDVLAVNTYVGWYGSRTPDEIAEVTWTTPYAKPLVFTEFGAGAVRGLRGDRLERWTEDYQAAVLDETIRAALRTPAVRGLSPWLLKDFRSPRRWHARYQQFWNRKGVLSETGQPKLAADILADWYARLSEEWEKGRVGERADGRKGE